A section of the Methanobrevibacter arboriphilus JCM 13429 = DSM 1125 genome encodes:
- the fni gene encoding type 2 isopentenyl-diphosphate Delta-isomerase, with protein sequence MISDRKLEHLLLCKHYDVQYKNKNAGFKDIELVHNALPEINKEEIDISTNVFGKKLESPLFITAITGGHPSALKINKELAIAAESEKIGLGLGSQRAAIENPELSNTYEIARENAPNTLLIGNIGAPQIIGDSKNSKEFAQKAIDMIDADILAIHLNALQESIQPEGDVNATGYSNSIENIVEEIDIPIMVKETGTGIAFEEGKTLERAGVDFIDVAGAGGTSWAAVETYRAEDRYIGELFWDWGIPTAVTTAELSNSLDIPIISSGGIRSGLDAAKAIALGADAVGMALPILKEAFVGHGEIIKFINIFNDSLKIAMFLVGAKNLEELKNSNLIIKGDTKEWLDEREFNTKNYSRRN encoded by the coding sequence ATGATTTCGGATAGAAAATTAGAACATCTATTATTATGTAAACACTATGATGTTCAATACAAAAATAAAAATGCTGGATTTAAGGATATTGAGCTTGTTCATAATGCTTTACCAGAAATAAACAAAGAGGAAATTGACATATCTACCAATGTTTTTGGAAAAAAATTAGAATCTCCTCTTTTTATAACTGCTATTACTGGGGGACATCCCTCAGCTCTTAAGATTAATAAAGAATTAGCTATCGCTGCTGAAAGTGAAAAAATTGGGCTTGGTCTAGGTAGTCAAAGAGCAGCAATCGAGAACCCAGAACTTTCAAATACTTATGAAATAGCTAGGGAAAATGCTCCCAATACTCTTTTAATTGGAAATATAGGAGCTCCTCAGATAATTGGGGATTCAAAAAACTCTAAGGAATTTGCTCAAAAAGCTATTGATATGATTGATGCAGATATACTAGCTATTCATTTAAATGCACTTCAGGAGTCAATACAGCCTGAAGGGGATGTCAATGCTACTGGTTATTCTAATTCAATTGAGAATATTGTTGAAGAGATTGATATTCCTATAATGGTTAAAGAAACTGGAACTGGTATTGCCTTTGAGGAAGGTAAAACTCTTGAAAGGGCTGGTGTAGATTTTATTGATGTTGCTGGTGCTGGTGGAACTAGTTGGGCTGCTGTAGAAACTTATCGTGCTGAAGATAGATATATTGGTGAGTTATTCTGGGATTGGGGGATTCCAACTGCAGTTACAACAGCTGAACTTTCAAATTCATTAGATATTCCTATTATATCTTCAGGTGGGATTCGTTCAGGATTAGATGCTGCTAAAGCAATTGCTCTTGGTGCGGATGCGGTTGGAATGGCTTTACCGATATTAAAAGAAGCTTTTGTTGGACATGGTGAAATTATCAAATTTATTAATATATTTAATGATTCTTTGAAAATAGCTATGTTTTTAGTAGGTGCAAAAAACTTAGAAGAACTTAAAAATTCAAATCTGATTATAAAAGGCGATACTAAAGAATGGCTAGATGAAAGGGAATTTAACACAAAAAATTATTCAAGGAGGAACTGA
- a CDS encoding isopentenyl phosphate kinase, translated as MIILKLGGSILTNKNSKKAEVNYTNLNRIANEIKNALINKGMDNFINNNSSDQGLVIIHGAGSYGHPPAKKYEIGKNFNNDEYPKKRIGFSKTQICVKKLNTIICDILVNHGLPCVSIQASSFITTKNKRINNFNLDSIEKYIDEGFIPVIYGDVVLDDELKVAVLSGDQILQYIAINLNLSSKSNKKEVILGTDVNGVYTKNPKKYDDAKHIPVLTSLDDIDELDSTTNIDVTGGMIGKIKELLELAEIGIESKIINANEHGAILDALNNKNIKGTKIK; from the coding sequence ATGATAATTTTAAAGCTTGGTGGAAGTATACTAACTAATAAAAACTCAAAAAAAGCTGAGGTTAATTATACTAACTTAAATAGAATAGCTAATGAAATTAAAAATGCTCTTATCAATAAAGGAATGGATAATTTTATTAATAACAATTCTAGTGATCAAGGTTTAGTAATTATTCATGGTGCTGGTTCTTATGGACATCCTCCTGCAAAAAAATATGAAATTGGAAAGAATTTTAATAATGATGAGTATCCTAAAAAAAGAATAGGATTTTCAAAAACTCAAATTTGTGTAAAAAAATTAAATACTATAATATGTGATATTTTGGTTAATCATGGATTGCCCTGTGTATCTATTCAAGCTTCTTCATTTATTACTACAAAAAATAAAAGAATAAATAATTTTAATTTAGATTCAATTGAGAAATATATTGATGAAGGATTTATACCTGTAATATATGGAGATGTAGTTCTTGATGATGAATTAAAGGTAGCTGTACTTTCTGGTGATCAAATTTTACAGTATATAGCTATAAACTTAAACTTATCTTCAAAATCAAACAAAAAAGAAGTTATTTTAGGAACAGATGTTAATGGTGTTTATACAAAAAATCCTAAAAAATATGATGATGCAAAGCATATTCCTGTACTTACTTCTCTAGATGATATTGATGAATTAGATTCAACAACTAATATTGATGTTACTGGTGGAATGATCGGTAAAATAAAAGAATTATTAGAGTTGGCAGAAATTGGTATAGAGTCTAAAATTATCAATGCTAATGAACATGGTGCTATATTAGATGCATTAAACAATAAAAATATTAAAGGAACTAAAATAAAATAA
- the mvk gene encoding mevalonate kinase — protein MEIIASAPGKTILFGEHAVVYGEPAIAGAVNKRATIRLKEASDVSIFKSNDLGFEAELDTVAKRYRLKKGKPGIIKYILEILHKCHDHSPIELDLSLDIPIGSGLGSSAAVTVATLAALFKYQRKKFNKSFIAKKAHEIENNVQGVASPLDTRVSTFGGLIYLSKDKKISKFDTNLKSSFVIGYTSKRGNTGRMVKSVKSLKNRNPMVVNPIIKTIGKITDEAKIAIIKKQEFKLGELMNINQGLLDSLGVNTNELSRMVYLARKAGASGSKITGAGGGGSIIACCPRNQDRVFKALSYHDNAIKVNFSNRGVFVKEIR, from the coding sequence ATGGAAATTATTGCTTCAGCTCCGGGTAAAACAATATTATTTGGAGAGCATGCTGTTGTTTATGGTGAACCTGCTATTGCAGGTGCTGTTAATAAAAGAGCAACTATAAGATTAAAAGAGGCTTCTGATGTTTCTATTTTTAAATCTAATGATTTGGGATTTGAGGCAGAATTAGATACTGTTGCTAAAAGATATAGGTTAAAGAAAGGAAAACCAGGTATAATAAAGTATATTTTAGAAATTTTGCATAAATGTCATGATCATAGCCCTATTGAATTGGATCTTTCTTTAGATATTCCTATTGGTTCTGGACTTGGATCTTCAGCAGCTGTAACTGTAGCTACTCTTGCAGCACTTTTTAAATATCAAAGAAAGAAATTTAATAAAAGTTTTATAGCTAAAAAAGCCCATGAGATTGAAAATAATGTTCAAGGTGTGGCAAGTCCACTTGATACAAGAGTAAGTACCTTTGGAGGATTAATATATCTTTCAAAAGATAAAAAGATATCCAAATTTGATACAAATCTTAAATCCTCTTTTGTTATAGGCTATACTTCTAAACGGGGTAATACTGGCAGAATGGTTAAATCTGTGAAATCTTTAAAAAATAGGAATCCTATGGTTGTAAACCCAATTATAAAGACTATTGGTAAGATAACTGATGAAGCTAAAATAGCTATCATTAAAAAGCAAGAATTTAAGTTAGGAGAATTAATGAATATTAATCAAGGTTTACTTGATTCTCTTGGTGTAAATACTAATGAACTTTCTCGTATGGTTTACCTTGCAAGAAAAGCAGGAGCTAGTGGTTCAAAAATCACTGGAGCTGGTGGAGGAGGAAGTATTATTGCATGTTGTCCAAGAAATCAAGATAGAGTATTTAAAGCTCTTAGTTATCATGATAATGCTATAAAAGTCAATTTTTCAAATAGGGGAGTTTTTGTTAAAGAAATTAGGTAA
- the amrB gene encoding AmmeMemoRadiSam system protein B encodes MIRKPAVAGLFYDKDPSELKKTIEWCFNHKLGPGKIPKLRIPSNGNSNNDSIYGAVVPHAGYSYSGPIAAHAYCEIVENGFPETFIILCPNHTGLGTGISIFKEGIWNTPLGNVEIDEEFAEEMIINSDLIDFDTSAHIREHSCEVHLPFLQYFSNDFKIVPIVIWMQDMESGSDIAKSITETAKKLGRSILVIASTDLTHYESKQIAEKKDKLILDAISNMDEYSLLKAVEDFRISMCGYGPTIAAIKVSRSLGAKKGKILKYATSGDISGDLSSVVGYCSAIFE; translated from the coding sequence ATGATAAGAAAACCAGCTGTAGCAGGATTATTTTATGATAAAGATCCATCTGAATTAAAAAAAACTATTGAATGGTGTTTCAATCATAAATTAGGGCCTGGAAAAATTCCTAAATTAAGGATTCCAAGTAATGGTAATTCAAATAATGATAGTATTTATGGTGCTGTTGTTCCTCATGCAGGATATTCTTATTCTGGACCTATCGCTGCTCATGCTTACTGTGAAATAGTTGAAAATGGCTTTCCTGAAACATTCATAATATTATGTCCTAACCATACAGGATTGGGAACTGGAATTTCAATATTCAAAGAAGGTATATGGAATACTCCTTTAGGAAATGTTGAAATTGATGAAGAATTTGCAGAAGAAATGATTATAAATTCTGATTTAATCGATTTTGATACATCTGCTCACATTAGAGAGCATAGCTGTGAAGTTCATCTTCCATTTTTACAGTATTTTTCTAATGATTTTAAAATTGTCCCTATAGTTATTTGGATGCAAGATATGGAAAGTGGCTCTGATATAGCTAAATCTATTACTGAAACAGCTAAAAAATTAGGAAGATCTATTTTAGTGATTGCTAGTACGGATTTAACTCATTATGAATCTAAACAGATAGCTGAAAAGAAGGATAAATTGATATTAGATGCAATATCAAATATGGATGAATATTCTCTTTTAAAGGCTGTTGAGGATTTTAGAATTAGTATGTGTGGTTATGGTCCTACAATCGCTGCTATTAAAGTATCAAGGTCTTTAGGTGCTAAAAAAGGGAAAATCTTAAAATACGCGACAAGTGGGGATATTTCTGGAGATTTAAGTTCAGTTGTAGGATATTGTTCAGCTATTTTTGAATAA
- the rpsB gene encoding 30S ribosomal protein S2 encodes MSELLIPLEEYLAAGLHIGTQQKTSDMEKYIFRIRSDGLYVLDISKTNDRIMAAAKFLSKYDPEDILVVATRQYGQAPVKKFGEVTGCNSIPGRFIPGTLTNPNYSKFIEPKVIVVTDPRSDSQAIIESKQIGVPVVALCDTENLLSTVDLAIPVNNKGRKAIALVYWLLARQMLREKGTIGEDEDISLDAADFELKF; translated from the coding sequence TTGTCAGAATTATTAATACCATTAGAGGAATACTTAGCAGCAGGATTACATATAGGAACTCAACAAAAAACAAGTGATATGGAAAAATATATATTTCGTATAAGATCTGATGGGTTATATGTTTTAGATATTAGCAAAACCAATGATAGAATTATGGCAGCTGCTAAATTTTTATCTAAATATGATCCAGAAGATATACTTGTAGTAGCTACAAGACAATATGGTCAAGCTCCTGTTAAGAAGTTTGGAGAAGTTACTGGTTGTAATTCAATTCCTGGAAGATTTATTCCTGGAACATTAACTAATCCTAATTACTCTAAATTCATTGAACCAAAAGTTATTGTTGTAACTGACCCAAGATCTGATTCTCAAGCTATTATAGAGTCTAAACAAATAGGTGTTCCTGTTGTTGCTTTATGTGATACTGAAAACTTATTAAGTACTGTTGATTTAGCAATTCCTGTTAATAATAAAGGTAGAAAAGCTATTGCTTTAGTATATTGGTTATTAGCTAGACAAATGTTGAGAGAGAAAGGTACTATTGGTGAAGATGAAGATATTAGTCTAGATGCGGCTGATTTTGAATTGAAATTCTAA
- a CDS encoding 4Fe-4S dicluster domain-containing protein, with protein sequence MAKVTVDYDKCDGGDCGECADVCPMEVLVLEGDKIVIQNQEDCSLCEVCMDVCPQECVNVEDD encoded by the coding sequence ATGGCAAAGGTAACTGTTGATTATGATAAATGTGATGGTGGAGATTGTGGTGAATGTGCAGATGTCTGCCCTATGGAAGTTTTAGTACTTGAAGGAGATAAAATAGTCATACAAAACCAAGAAGACTGTAGCTTATGTGAAGTTTGTATGGATGTTTGTCCTCAAGAATGTGTTAATGTTGAGGATGATTAA